The genomic stretch cattcctggTTTACTAAGCATATAATTTCGTCGACCGTGCTAGAGAAAGCAAGCATCAAGTGACCAATCAAAAGTTGGAACCTGtgttcaacaaggcttgataattttcaatagtacaatagttcgaataatcaaataacAATTTCCTGTATTTGGACAGGTACTGTTGAGAACAGCAACTCTTCTAAATGCCTGAAAAGAGAAATTAGAATTcactataaaataaaatacaacaCAAATCATCCCAGAATTATACTTACCTACATTTACTTACTTTGATTCACTTTCGCTACAAAATGCACACACGCAGACAAGAGAACGGAAATCATTGTTAACAATATACAAGACAGAACAAATAGAACCATCATAGAGTAAAGTTCGCATTCTTACAAAGTTATTAGTCGTCGGCCCGAAAACCATTTTTATCTTCGCTTTTTTCGTATTTCGTTTGGTCGGTCAAATTACTACAGTGCCGGGAAGTGTTCGCCGCCAATCCGGATAAATTTCTCGTCGATTCACCCCCGAAACATTGGTGCCGAAACCCGGGAGAGTGAAGTTGCACCACCACGTGAGTCGGAATGTTCCGGTCATCGTCCCCCAGCGGTACGGAACTAGCTATTCAGTCGGACTATTAGCAGCAGAAGCATCTTCCCGCCGCCACCATCGTCTCCGCAGATTGGCCAATCTTATATCAGCGAAGCTAACCTCTTCGCCACGTGTGTCGAAATCTTCTCGTCGTTGATTGTCGTCCGCCCGGCAAGTAGCAGCAGAGACATCTTTCAGCTACCAAGTCGTGCTGCGGATAGGCTAGATTAGCAACATCGTTGTCGTTGCCGTTCGTCAGCGgtaagcagaaatttgttgCCCAGCAGCAGCAATCATCAGCGTCGCCGTCGTCGTGGTCATCGCCGATCATATTCGGCCAGCCAACAGCATCAGTAAGGGTGGCAACAGTCATTATCGCCGTCGCTCGTCATCGTCGAGCAGAACCTGTGCTCCCCAGTGGATAGTGGTACGCCCCTGACAGTTGATTGCAACCAAGTCGCTTCTTCTACCCCGTCGGCGGCAAATCATCACCATCGTCGACAATATTTGCTGACCACCAGTGACAGCATTCGATCGAACCTAGAACAGCTCAGGGGAGGTCAGGGCAAGGTGTTAGTAAATAGCAGAAAGTACAGGTACGTGAACTTTGTTACGTTTGGTTTTGCAAAAATGACGCCCAAAAAGCAAAAAGCGTctgtgtaggtatacctatatcctgggtataacctaccaggactttctccagaaaaccctgtacgtgccgtcggcacggaattacaactcgagacttgagcggtAGATTAAACTTACTTAATTCACACAAAAGCTTAAATagtaccctacaggtaactcagagcgaaaggcttttccccttcgatccggttaccacatacctagctgttctatactagcctatggcatttcttggcctgtctctttcttgtgcttaccttttagtacattttgggcattctgattgagagcgccataacatgtgttttcaaacacgtgcgctagcgtgagcgctaagaacccgcgcgtgagcatgggcgacgctgagcgacgctaccgtttgtcgagttctttttgtttattcaatgcctcggtagctttagtgactattcatcgcggaagaCAAAGTGCTTTCGCCATcgcttgcatagcagaaccgttcgcggtctttcttcaagattttcCGGTTTTCTTTACAAATGGTCTTGTTTTGGAGGACAACGGCAGACGGCCGTGTCCCGCttttacactctacctgttttcatttcattcaacagaaggcttactgtctttcggactaagctaaaaatGCACCGTATGACAAAACTCTGCGTGACGGAaaataaggtattttctgcgcggggtgtgacgtcacacgtCTAAACaaacaaagttgaaaattttatacCGTCGGCGGACCAACATTTTTGGTTCtgcaaaattaataaaaacttTTGACGACGAATTCGATCCCACTAAACTTGCCCAAGTTGCCATTCGCATTCAACGTCTTGATGCTCTATGGCGAGAATTTGAGGAGACTCAAGATGAAATTGAGGTTCTTGAGGATAATGAAGAAGATTTCGCTGAAGAGAGGCAAGACTTTCAAGCAATCTATTATGAACTTAAAGCGTCATTGCAAAGTAAAATCCCTGTACAACCCGTACCACCCCCCGCTCCGGCACAACCGCTCTCGTTCGTTGTTCCCATCTCGTCGAGCGTGCGTCTGCCGGTATTAAAATTGAAGGAGTTTTCTGGGAATCTCGATGATTGGGTTTCTTTTCGCGATCTATACATCTCGCTTATTTACTCGAGTGTGCATTTTACGGCAGTGCAGAAAATGCATTACTTGCGAGTAGCGCTTTCTGGCGAAGCGGCTCGTGTTATTTCCTCGCTCAAGATTTCCGCCAACAATTACCTTGTTGCATGGAATTTGTTGAAGGAATGTTTTGAAAACACGAACCTGCTGGTAAAACGGCATGTTTCTGCCCTACTTACAATTCCTTCGCTGAAAAAAGAGTCTGCACAGGGACTTGCAGATCTCGCCGACGAATTCGATCGTCATGTACAGCTGTTGGATAAACTCGAAGATTCTGAAAACCACTGGAACGTCTTTCTAGTAGAGCGATTGAGTCAATGTCTTGATAGCGTTACACTCCGTGAGTGGGAGACACTTATTTCCGCAGGCGATGAATACCCGAATTACCGAGAATTACTCGAGTTTATCCACAGAAGATCGCGAATCGTACAAACTTTAAAGCTCTCCCAATCGGCAAACACCCAGTTCGAGATCAAGCATCCCAAACCCCGATCAGTTGTTGCCCATGTCGCTTCCGACAACGTTACCCAGTGCGTCAGCTGTAAGCACGCTCACTTCCTGTTCCAGTGTGACCAGTTCCGTTCACTCTCTCCACAACAACGGTTCGAAGTCGTGAAGAAGCACGGGCTGTGCATTAACTGTCTCAAGGGAACACATCAAGCGAAAAACTGCTCCAGAGGTTCCTGCAAAAGCTGCTCTAAGAAGCACCACTCATTGTTACACCTGCCACCTCTCTCGTCGGCTTCCGGTTCACTACCAGTGGCAACAGTCAAGCAGCCCACAGTGTACCAACCCGCTGCAGCATCCACTTCACAGTCGTGCCAAATGTCGCATTTCGTTCCAAACCTCCTCGGAGGCTCTTCGTCGCAGGAGCTCGCGGCTGCCTCACCATCTATCAATTCGTCGGTTCGATCGATCGCAGTCGTCGCGCGGTAATTCTTTCCCACATCCATCGGTCGATGTCGTTCCTCCTCACGCTGCCTGTCAAAGCGCAGAAATAGTGACTCAACTTCGGCAGTCAACAGTCATTCTGTCAACAGCAGTGGTCAAAGTGAAAGATAATGATAACAAATACGTCCTCGTCAGAGTCTTCCTGGGTAGCGGTTCACAGCCAAGTATCATCTCCGAAGCGCTATGCCAAAAGCTTCGTTTGACACGAACGAAACTGAATTCGCCAGTCAGTGGGATCGGACAATCGATAGTTAACGTTCGCTATGCTGTAACCGTCTCGCTCGCCTCtcgtttcgaaaatttcatgACCCAACCGGACTGCTTAGTACTGCCGAAACTTACCGTCTCGCTGCCTAGTTACCACATTGACATCTCTCGCTGGCGGATCCCTAGAAATCTTCCACTGGCTGATCCGCAATTTAACATAAGCCAAGGTGTGGACATGATAATTGAAGCTGGTCTATTTTTCGAGCTTCTCGAAAACCAGCAACTCTCTCTTGCCGCTGGCTATCCCACGTTGCAGAAAACGGTTCTAGGCTATATCGTCTGTGGAAAGATAGAGCAGCCGACCACAGAAGTCACTGGCACACAGTCTTGCCACTTTTGCGTAGAAGATACGCTTGATACCATGCTTCAACGTTTCTGGGAAATCAAGAATTTCGATGACGGTAAAGCTCTCACTCCAGACGAACAATTCTGCGAAGAACACTTTCAATCGACTGTTACTCGTGACGAAACGGGCCGCTATGTTGTTCGTCTGCCACTCAAGGAAGCCAAGGGGGAAATGCTAGGAGATTCATAACCCGCCACTGTTCGAAGGTTCCAGTAAATGGAAAAACGGTTCTTCACTGATGAACATCTTCGTAAAAGCTATTCTGAGTTCATGGAGGAGTATGAGAGGTTGGGTCATATGGAGTTGAGTCCCGTCGCGTCGCGTAGCCCACAGTTTTTTCTTCCCCACCATGCCATCCAGCGTCCAGAGAGTAGGACCACAAAAATACGAGTGGTATTCGACGGTGCATGTCGTGGAATGATGCCCTCCACGTCGGACCAACAGTTCAGCTAGCTCTGTTTGCTACCATCATCAACTTCCGTTTACCACGATTCGCCATATCCGCCGATGCGGAGAAGATGTTTCGCCACATGTGTGTCCACCTAGATGACCGAAAGTTCCAGCAAATTCTCTGGCGCATCAACCCGTCAGAACCAATCCGCAAGTATCAACTTAAAACCGTCACTTACGGTCTTGCAAGTTCGCCATTCCATGCCGCTAGCTTTTTAAATCAATTAGCTACAGACGAAGGACATCGCTTTCCGCTGGCCGTGCCAGTGATACGGAAAGGCACCTACGTAGACGACGTTCTCACCGGACATGATGACCATGACACGATGGTCGAAACTTGCAAGTAGTTGAGGGAGATGATGAAATCCGGTGGTTTTGTACTTCGCAAGTGGGCATCCAATTGCAAGACAGTCCTCAGTCAAGTCCCAGAAGAACTCTGAGAGACCTCAGCAGAATTGGAGCTCGATCGCTCGCAAGCCGTCATAACTTTGGGGTTGGTGTGGTTCCCTCACCAGCATGACGTCTTCAAAATCAAGGTTCCCGCTCTTCCAGAGCTTGAGGTCGTCACCAAGCGGATTGTCGTGTCGGAGATGTCCCAACTATTCGACCCGCTTGGACTCCTAGGACCTGTGGTGGTCAGTGCTAAAATGTTCATCCAATCTCTCTGGGCAGCACATATGTCGTGGGACTCTGAGCTTGCGAAAGAAGCAGCCGTATGGTGGAAGAAGTATCGTGCAGACATTAAGGAGCTCATCCCGCTGCAGGTTCCAAGAAGGGTCCTGTGGAACAAGGATACAGGACGCCAGTACTCAGTACACTGCTTCTGCGATGCCTCGCAGAAGGGATTCGGATGCTGCGTGTACATCGTATCTTTGGATGAGTATGGCCAGCTTCATTCACACCTGCTCACGTCGAAATCTCGCGTCGCACCTCTTCGTGGACAGTCAATTCCACGCTTGGAGCTCCGCGCAGCCCTTCTCGGGAGTCAACTGGTCCACTGCTTACGAACTAACACCAACATCACTGGACCAGTCACATTTTGGACCGACTCTACTATCGCACTTCACTGGATCAAATCCAGATCGAATTCCTGGAAAGTCTTCGTATCGAATCGGGTCGCAGAAATCCAACGCTTAACGAAGGATGCGCAGTGGATGCACGTACCAACCGATCTAAATCCTGCCGACTATATCTCCCGAGGATTACTTGCAAGCCAGGTCATCTACGACAAGCTGTGGTGGCATGGGCCAGAGTATCTCACATTCCCCGTCGAGCAATGGCCAAAGTGTCCGATTTCGATGCCGAATAAAACGGAATTGGTGGAGGAGATGCGTGTGCTTATTTCCCTACATCTACTACAAGACAACGGAACCATCTTTAGTGCATTCTCGGAGTTAGCCAAGCTAACGCGCTTCGTCGCGTACTGCTTTCGGTTTCGGAACAACTGCAAGCTTCCGAAAGATCAACGCGTGTTGTCCCCGCTGTCGCCTCAAGAAGTGGACTGTGTGCTGGAATCATGAGTTCGCCTTGCCCAGCGCCAGGAATTCCCAACAGAAGTTCAACTGCACAGTCGAAAGCAGACCGAGAACACAGTGAGGGTCGCATCGAAATCGGCACTACAAAACCTGAACATATTCATGGACGATTTCGGGTTATTTCGGATGGACGGAAGGTTGAAAAACTTGAACGCACCGTTCGACACTCGCTTTCCGATTCAGCTTCCAGCAAAACATAGTCTGAGCGTCCTCATCGCCAGGTCAGTTCATCTTCAGACACTTCACGGTGGACCGTCGCTGATGCTCGCTACCATCCGTCAACGATTCTGGCCACTCCGGGGTCGTGAGTTGGCTCGTAAAGTCTTTCGACGATGCGTCACTTGCTTCCGGTGCAATCCTACAACAGGAAATCAGATTATGGCACCTTATCCGTCGTTTCGCCACAGACCAGCTCGAGCTTTTACGTACTCGGGGATGAATTACTGTGGGCCGTTTCTCGTTCGTCCGTTAATTGGGAAAGGCTCGTCCGTTAAGGTGTACGTCGCGTTGTACGTCTGGATGGTGGTGAAGGCCGTGCATCTCGAGGTCGTCGCTGATCTGTCGTCCGCCGCGTGCATAAACGCCGTCAAACGCTTCGTCGCAAAACACGGTCGGGTTCTTGAGTTGCACTGTGATAAT from Wyeomyia smithii strain HCP4-BCI-WySm-NY-G18 chromosome 3, ASM2978416v1, whole genome shotgun sequence encodes the following:
- the LOC129728645 gene encoding uncharacterized protein LOC129728645; translation: MDDFGLFRMDGRLKNLNAPFDTRFPIQLPAKHSLSVLIARSVHLQTLHGGPSLMLATIRQRFWPLRGRELARKVFRRCVTCFRCNPTTGNQIMAPYPSFRHRPARAFTYSGMNYCGPFLVRPLIGKGSSVKVYVALYVWMVVKAVHLEVVADLSSAACINAVKRFVAKHGRVLELHCDNATAFVGADRELRQLRKEYLWQFQSTEWGLYCADNGITFRFIPARSPHFGGIWEAGVKPQRASCLHS
- the LOC129728644 gene encoding uncharacterized protein LOC129728644, with protein sequence MSQLFDPLGLLGPVVVSAKMFIQSLWAAHMSWDSELAKEAAVWWKKYRADIKELIPLQVPRRVLWNKDTGRQYSVHCFCDASQKGFGCCVYIVSLDEYGQLHSHLLTSKSRVAPLRGQSIPRLELRAALLGSQLVHCLRTNTNITGPVTFWTDSTIALHWIKSRSNSWKVFVSNRVAEIQRLTKDAQWMHVPTDLNPADYISRGLLASQVIYDKLWWHGPEYLTFPVEQWPKCPISMPNKTELVEEMRVLISLHLLQDNGTIFSAFSELAKLTRFVAYCFRFRNNCKLPKDQRVLSPLSPQEVDCVLES
- the LOC129728643 gene encoding uncharacterized protein LOC129728643; this encodes MHYLRVALSGEAARVISSLKISANNYLVAWNLLKECFENTNLLVKRHVSALLTIPSLKKESAQGLADLADEFDRHVQLLDKLEDSENHWNVFLVERLSQCLDSVTLREWETLISAGDEYPNYRELLEFIHRRSRIVQTLKLSQSANTQFEIKHPKPRSVVAHVASDNVTQCVSCKHAHFLFQCDQFRSLSPQQRFEVVKKHGLCINCLKGTHQAKNCSRGSCKSCSKKHHSLLHLPPLSSASGSLPVATVKQPTVYQPAAASTSQSCQMSHFVPNLLGGSSSQELAAASPSINSSVRSIAVVARVFLGSGSQPSIISEALCQKLRLTRTKLNSPVSGIGQSIVNVRYAVTVSLASRFENFMTQPDCLVLPKLTVSLPSYHIDISRWRIPRNLPLADPQFNISQGVDMIIEAGLFFELLENQQLSLAAGYPTLQKTVLGYIVCGKIEQPTTEVTGTQSCHFCVEDTLDTMLQRFWEIKNFDDGKALTPDEQFCEEHFQSTVTRDETGRYVVRLPLKEAKGEMLGDS